A window of Tachyglossus aculeatus isolate mTacAcu1 chromosome 26, mTacAcu1.pri, whole genome shotgun sequence genomic DNA:
ATTCTTATtaatttgcttaacttctctgtgcctcagttacctcatttgtaaaatggggattaagtctgtgagccctttgtgggacaaggattgtgtctaacttgatcatcttgtatataccctagcccATAGTATGTGCCTGGGCCAGAGTAAACCCTTAAAAATCCTGTTTaacaaaaaagaaaggagagtTGAGATTTTAGGACAGGTTGGCGAGAAAGAGGAGACATAGATaccgagatgcagcgtggcctagtggatacagcataagccttcgagtcagaaggacctgggttttaatcccagctccaccactggcttgctgcatgaccttgaacaagtcacttcacttctctgttcctcaattacctcatctgtaaaatggggattaagaccgtgagtcccatgtgggacaggaactgtttccaagctgatttgcttgtatctacctcagcgcttagaacagtgcttgacacatagtaagcacataacaaacaccatcatcatcatcatcattattattattagattaagaGAGGCAAAATAGAGATCCAGAGAGACAGGTGGAAACTTCTGTTTTGAATCAACATGGGACTGGCCTGGCAGCTGTTTTCCTCTCCTGGCTCTTTTCTCACTGGGAGCAGAAATCTCTCCAGAAtgaagtctcctcctcctcctccttcattctgtcctcctccctcttctagcctctcctcttcccgtaaccccccctccctccagcaccTGCCAGTTCCCAGACTCTGCCCTTATTCCGGACCACACCAAACATGCTAAGAATCTGCAGGGAACTTGGTTTGGGACAGAAAAGCAGGTTGAGTTCTCCTCCTGGtgcccctcctttttccctcttctcAACCAACTCACCACACCCAGCTCTCTCCTGGTACCTAAGGACTGGGCAGGTGGGtatttcattcagtagtattcattcaatcatatttattgaacacttactgggtgcagagcattgtactaagcacttgggagagaacaaaataacaataaacagacatattcccttcccataatgagcttaactcctagagggggaaactgacagtaaaataaatagattacagatatatgttgccaacttgtacttcccaagctccaagtacagtgctctgcaaacagtaagcactcaataaatacaatcgcagGGTCTTCCtgcttaactccctcttcaaattggTTGGATTTCCTGGCTTGATTAGTAGTTTTCCTGGAAGGAAGCCCAAGTGTCCAAGTGCCCAAGTGCccaagagtgagaaagagaagaaggggtgAGAGGCCTTGgtcacctgggttataatcccagctctgctatttggttactggatgaccttgggcaagtcacttggcttatctagacctcattttactgatctataaaatggaggttcaatacctgttctccctcctcattaatctttgagtcctgtgtgggacgggggctgatctgctgtattgtattttacccgagtgtttagcacagtgctgggaatATGGCAATTTAacaatcccacagttattattttttagGCCTCTCTGCCATtctgtcttgtctctcccctgcctcctactgtctcctcctcctcctcctcctcctcctcctcctcctcctcctcctccccttttctgccCACCTTCAGAATCTCCCCTTTAtgaccctccccttcttcccaggagtgcatactatgttcccggcactgtgctaagtgctgaaatagttacaaagtaatcaggttggggacagtccctttcccacatggggagcacagccttaatccccattttacagatgaggtaacttagtctctgtaaagtgaaatgatttgcccagggtcacacagcagacaagtgacagagccaggattagaacccagatccttctgtctcccaggcccttgctgttttccaccaggccacgttgcttctccttccgatccttccttcctcccctctctcccgtgATCCCCCTCTTGCTCCCTCTTTCCCGGCTGCCCTATctgattcctcctcttcctcctcccaccccatcctccaTCCTGTTTCCTCggccatcccttcctcctccttgccctcctcttccccctcgccCTCTTGTTCAGGCCTCAGGTGGTGTAGACAGAGTTCTGCCTACGGTCCCAAGAAAGTCACAGTGGTTTCTggagggatggaggtagggtatATGGGGAAAGGACCCGTGCTCCCTTGCGCCCCGGTTATCCTGAACATCTAAGCCAGTAGCCGGTTTGGCCCGGTCTGGCGGCCAGGGGTGGCATCTCGAAACCGGGCGGGTAACAGGGTTGGGGGCGGAGGGGCTCCTCCCcgggatgggagggagttcccCCCTCAGGGGGCCTGGGCACCTCATtcccagggaatgtgcccacggtCCCAGTGGCTATAAGGCAGTGGGGCGGGAGGCGAGCAAGGAAGAAGAGGGTGAGCAGCAGGGCTCCCTCAGGAGAGCCAAGACCCCATCCTTGCCCCTTGTGGGAAGGTCTGCCAAGACCCCAACTCTCTCTGCCcctgtccagccccctgcctcagcCTTTCTCTGGCTTGCCCTCCTCTCTGGGGGACTGGGCTCTGTCCCAccccctgtttttcctcctgggATATCTTCTGGGCAGGATTCCCAGCTTCCCTCCCCACCGAGCCCTCCAACTCTGCCCCTGGCTTGCTGTGGTCCCTGcaagccccctttccccccaaacgAAGGGGCAGAACCGGGGCAGAGTTCACAGGGCCCAGAGCCTAGGGGTCCCCTGCAGGGAGGGGCCAGAGAGGTCCAGACCATCTGCGCTCCCCCTCTGCAGAACTTGGACCACCATGGCTGGGGCGGTGACTGTGGCCACTTGGCTACTGACCACAGCGATGATCCTGATTAGCACAGGTAGAGGTGGAGGTTCTGTGTAAGTGTGTGTGGATATGTGTCTCTGCCTGTGGGGGTCCGTGTGTATGACTGTAGGAAGAACTGTGGGTCTGGGTGTGGGtgtgagattgtgtgtgtgtgtgtgtatgtgtgtgtgtgtatctcagGGAGGGAATATATGCCCTGGTAGttctgggtgtgtatgtgtgtgcatgcgtgtgttttTGTATCTTAGGACATGGATGTATGCTTTAGTTGTTCTCTAAGTAAGTTCTGGTCATGTGAGTGTCTTTTTGTgtgtgttcactcattcattcagtcatagttgttgagcgcttagtctgtgcaaagcactgtactaagtgcctgggagagtacgatagaacaacagtcacattccctgcccatattatgTCCAGCTGTTTGTATAAGTGTTTGTGCACGTCTCTGTCCCTGGgccccaggaaataataataatgatggcatttgttaagcccttgctatgttccaggcactgtactaagcgctggagtggatacaagcaaatcaaattggaagcggtccctgtcctcctgtggggttcacagcctcaatccccatattccaggtgagataactgaggcacagagaagtgaagagacttgcccagggtcacacagcagacaggtggcggagccggaatgagaacccatgaccttctgattcccaggctcatgctctacccactacgccatactgaaGAGTGGGGGTGAGGGTTGGGCAGGGAGATCTGAACCCAACCACTCAGGGAGGCGGAGCAGTTGCAAACAGATGCTCTGGCCCTGCTGCTCAGTTAGGCAGGTGCAGCAGGGCACACGgataaaccacacacacacacacacacacacacgcgtgcgcgcgcgcacacacacacacacacatacacacatatgcacaacCCTACCCCCAGATTCAGATTGGGTCTGGGTCTCTACAAAGTTCTCCCTGGGTATTGGGCAGATTGGTCCATGTTGGGGTTGGGAGGCTGTTGGGGGGCTGGTTTGGAGGGAGTTTGGGGATGACCAGATTACCGTGTGGCGGTAGATTTGAAGACGGCGGGGGGAATCGGGGATTGATAAATTTGTCAGGGGGGTTCTCCTCTTGGTACATCTGGAGTGTGGCAGGAGGTGCtaggtgggggtgaagggaagtttGAAGGCGAGCAGACAGGCAAGGTTAAGGGGGAGGTGCACAACCTCACCCCCAGAGTCGGATTGGGTCTGGGCAACGATCCAGCCTAAAGAACACGGTAGGTTAGACCTGACCGGTTGCCGCGCTTGTCATGGTTCTGCCGGGGCCTGGTCCGGTCTAGTGTGGATGAGATGAGCAGGACTCAGCCCAACGCTTCCCCCCTGTTCCccgccacccctgcccctcccctgcctgCTCTGCCCACTGCTGACCTCAATCCTCTCAGGCTCCATTCCCCTATATCCCAGGTCCTGAGTCTGCCATCTTCTGGACCCCACCCCAGCACctgatccccctttcctctctctctcgctttcccagaggggagggaggaaatccGCATCATCAACGGGACGGAGTGTCCTCGCCACTCTCACCCGTGGCAGGTGGTGCTTTTCTTGGGCCAGAGGCTCTACTGCGGGGCTGTCCTGGTGCACAGGCAATGGCTTCTGACCGCTGCCCACTGCCGGAAGCCGTGAGTGACCCATGGCagatgggggtgtgggggagggccACCGGtccatggatggatgggtggacggATGGGCaggtggatggaaggatggacagatggatggctcAGGGTGCTGGTGGTAGGAGGGGCTGGCTCActgggggagaagtgggaggaagggaggatgaagaagaTGGGATGGGATGTGGTCAAGAGGAGTGGCCTGGGTCATTTGGGGGCATTGGGGGAGCTGGTTCAGTGGAGGGGAGTCTGTGGAGATTTTGAGGGCAACCGGACTGGCGAGTGGTTGAAGACAGCAGGGGCAAACCTAAGATTTATCATTTTGCGGGGGAGGTCTCTACACAGTTCTCCCTGGGTATTGGGCAGATTGGTCCATGTTGGGGTTGGGAGGCTGTTGAGGGGCTGGTTTGGAGGGAGTTTGGGGATGACCAGACTACCGTATGGGGGTAGATTTGAAAATGGTGGGGGGAATCGAGGATTGATAAATTTGTCGGGGGGTTCTCCTCTTAGTACATCCGGGGTGCGGCAGGAGGTGCAGGGCAGGGGTGAAGGGAAGTTTGAAGGTGAGCAGACAGGCAAGGTTAAGGGGGAGGTTTGAAGATGTCTGGGGACTGGGGGCTTGGGGGTGTCACCGCAGTTCGTACTTGGTGCAGCTGGGCCGCCACAGGCTCCAGGAGATGGAGCTGACAACACAGCTGCGCAAGGGGATCCTCACCATCCCCCACCCCAAATACTCTCACCCCAAGCATGACAACGATCTCATGCTGATCAAGCTGGGGCAGCCGGTCCGGCTGACGGCTGATGTGAAGCCCATCGGCCTCTCCTCCCGCTGCCCTTCGGCCGGAACCCGCTGCCTCGCCTCTGGCTGGGGCACCACGAGAAGCCCTCAAGGTTAGGGGGTGCAGACAGAGGCTACGGGGGacaggggtgggaaaggagggcCCGAAAGGGACGGTGGCATTGGGCACCGGGGCCACGTTGGTCTGGGTCTAGCTCCAGGCCGCTGACCCGGAGCATGGGTggagctggactgtaagctctgggAGGGCAGGACCGTCACTTTCCCTTCTTCGATAccatcccctaataataatgatggcattcgttaagcacttactatgtgcaaagcactgttctaagtgctggggaggatacaaggtgatcaagttgtcccacgtggggctcacagtcttcatccccattttacagatgagggaactgaggcacagagaagtgaagtgacttgcccaaagtcacacagctgacaagtggcaaagccgggatttgaacccatgacctctgactcccaagcctatgctctttccactgagccatgctgcttctcagcgtgctgAGAAGGGTACTACTCCTAATGGGAGTAGCACATTGCTCCAGAccctggtctgggaatcagaaggacctgaaatctaatcctagctctgcctcttgtctgctgtgtgaccttgggcaagtcacttcatttctctgtgcctcagtcacttcatctgtaaaatgctgattaagactatgaaccccttgtgacacagggactgtgtccaacctgattagcttgtatctaccccgatgcttagtacagtgcctggcatatagtaagtgcttaacaaatactacaattattattattattgagacactcaataaatgcagatgATCCTGAGCAGAGGGGTTATGTTTCTCTGTCTCTACCCTGTTTGTCTCTCCGCCCCTCTCTATATTTCATCTTTCTCGCTCTGTCTCTGTGTCccgcctctgtaataataatagtataataatattcataatagtTAATCGCTgtgatgagaagcatcatggcccagaggatagagcacaggcctgagagtccgaaggacctgggttctcatcctggttctaccactgtctgctgtgtaaccttcggcagtaataataaataatgatggcatttgttaagcgcttactatgtgcaaagcactgttctaagcgctggggggatacaaggtgatcaggttgtcccatgtggggctcacaatcttaatccccatttacagagtgaggtaactgaggctcagagaagttaagtgacttgcccaaggtcacacagcagacatgtggcagagccgagattcgaacccatgacttctgactcccaagcccgggctctttccactgagccacgctgcttcttcactctctgtgcctcagttatcctgtccataaattgaggattaagactgtgagtcccacgtagaacatgaactgtgtccaacctgattagcttatatctaacccagcgcttagtacaaggcctggcacatagtaagctcttaataaatatcataaaaaagataaaataatctggtcagacaccatCCTTTTCCCACGTGGTGTTCCCAGGCTAAGTGGCcagggaacaggcattgaatctcctcTTTACcatcaatcagttagtcaatcagtggtatttattgaacgcttattgtgtactaagtgcttgggagagtacgatataacaaaattGACAGTCACCTTTCCTgctcgcaaggagtttacagtctggagaaggagatacacattaatataaatcactaaattatggatatgtacataagtgttatggggctgaggaaacagatgagaaactgaggcacagagaaaataagtgacttccccaacatcacacagtaggcaagtggtggggccaggcctAGATCACAGGTACCCTCATGTCTGggccctgactctttccattaggccacactgcttccctgtctgtctggctctgtgtccctgcctctgtccctctctgcctttttaTCCTTGGGTTTGCTTATGTCtcatctcagtcagtcagtcagtcgtatttattgagtgcttactatgtgcagaacactgtactaagcgcttggtaaagtacggtataacaatatatcagagccattccctgcccacaacgagctgtgtGTGTCcgtctctgcctccatctctgccccggcCCAACCGTGTCTCTGAGTCTCCCCACACTCCTTCCCATTGCAGTCAGTTATCCCAAGGCCCTGCAGTGCGTCAACATCACGATCCTGTCCAAGGAGGCCTGCCAGGCTGCCTACCCCGGGATGATCACAGAGAGCATGCTCTGCGCTGGCGACCGAACTGGTAAAGACTCATGTCAGGTGAGAGGCGAACCCAAGTGTGGCGGAGTTGGCTTCCTCCCCTCGGCTCCCTACGAGGCCAGAgtcggggagagaggaggggggaacctCTGAGGTTCAGGCCCCGGggtggaagggagatgggggcggAGTGGTGGTTGGAGCAGAGCTCAGACCCCACCCTGGgtggaggaaggaatcaatcaatcagtcaatcgtatttattgagcgcttactgtgtgcagagcactgtactaagcgcttgaagtttcCGAGActcaggccaggctgtttctctgtctctctttctctctccccatcgcaGGGTGACTCGGGGGGACCCCTGGTCTGTGATGGAACCCTGCAGGGGCTGGTGTCCTGGGGAGACTTTCCTTGCGCCAAGCCCAACCGCCCTGGCGTCTATACCAAACTCTGCCTTTTCACCAAATGGATCCAGGATACAATCAAATCCCACTGACCGCCCGCATCCATCTCTCTGCACTGCACTCTGGGGAGGTCCAGATCCAGAGTCCCTACCCGGGCACAACCAGCCTGCCTCCCAGTTGCTGGCTCTCTCACTATCCCTGGGTCCCTCCAGAGAGGCGAGCACTGTCTCCCCCAAAGCAATCCCctaccccctgctccccccataATCCACTGAAGTCACCCCCTCAAAGCCACCCCTTTTTTTGAGCATCAGAGAGCCGTACAGCCACCTAGTGGACTGGTCTACTaggtcttattttattttgttagtatgtttggttttattctctgtctcccccttttagactgtgagcccactgttgggcagggactgtctctatatgttgccaatttgtacttcccaagcgcttagtatagtgctatgcacacagtaagcgctcaataaatacgattgatgatgatgatgatgatgatggtctaggTCGGGGAAATGAGACACCTGGGTTCCTCAGTCTCCCCAGGCTGGAATGGAGTCCGCTTCTCAATCgaccaaggtatttattgaacgcttactctattAAGaatctgggagagcacaatagagctgGCGGCCACCAACCCTCCCCTCGAGGAGCTTCTGCCCAGGAAAGATTTTCCAACAGTCTGCACTTCCCAGTTCTCTGAGCCCCTCCCAATAAACACCCTTAAGGGAAATAAGGCCGATTTGGCCAAGGGAGATGGGAGTTGGGGTGGTAATGGTGCTCCACGCTTCTGCCTACCACTGGCTTTGGTGGTCCCTGGCACAGGTTTAATTTAACCAGCAAAATCAAAGAtagcccccccccttcccccaaacaTTGCTTGAGAAAGTTCTGCTATTTATGTTTTATAAAAATTTTAAATTCCAGAGAGGAAAACATTTCtgcgttaaaaaaaataaatagtttaTGTAGACAGTCTTATTAGGTTTTGTTTCTCTTATGCACCAAAGAGCGCAAGGTGAGTTCATCAGAAATATAGTAAAAGAAGGAAGGTCGGCGGAAAAGATCAATACCAATAATCCTAGGTTTAAAATCCCAaatggatgggtttttttttttggcttttggaAATGGAAAAGGGTTTAATTACATCAGAAAATGATATTTCCTTCCAAACTCGTCGTTGCACATGCATGAAAAATGTATGCTCCCCATACAATCATGTGGGATGTCAAAGTATATTAAAAATTCCTGCAGAGACAGCCATGTTTGGAAATGCCATTGGAAAATGATCTGCCTTCAGCTTAGGATAAATCATGCCGATGACAGGCTCTTCCATGTCTGATATAATAAGATGAAGGTCATATAGGAGGCCTCAGAGACCCGACGGAAACAAACCAGTCTAATCCCAGATGGGGTCCCTGCGATCCCTAAAATGACAAACGAGGGTGAGGAGAATCCTAACAGAGGCCTTACAATCACAAACCAAGCAGAGCCCATTCTGAGCTCAGACCTAATCAGAAAAAAAGCTCAGAGACAAgtttctgcataataataacaattgtagcatttgttaagcacttactatgcagcaggcactgtactaagcccttggggtggCTACTcgtaaattgggatggacacagtctctgtcccatgtggagctcacagtcttgagtcccattttacagatgaagcaactgaggcacagagaagtgaaatgacttgcctaaggccacagagcagacaagtggtagggttgggattagaacccacaatcttaataataactgtggtatttgttaagcacttactatgtgccaagcactgtattaagcactcaggaggatccaagcagatcaggttggacacagtccctgtcccacgtggaactcacagtcctcccatgtggggctgacagtctcaatccccattttgcagacgagggcacagagaagtaacgcgtcttgcccaaggtcacacagcagacaagtgacggagccggaattagaacccatgacctcctgactcccatgctcgaGCTCTATTCACTATATATGCTGCTTCTAGCATCTCACCCCCATCTTTGCTTGTGGTGAGTGAGaggcctctctccctctgtctctccatctctcccagcctctccctctgtctccgagCCTTTTTCCATCCCTGTTTCTGGGTCTCCACATCAGGCACTGTTACTCTAATCCCTGGTCCTCAGATAACTTGGTTTTGAGGGGGTCGAAGAGGGGAAGaagtctccctctgtgtctctcacgATCTCTTTGGTCcttttccatctctctgtctctcctcaacccccGCCCCAACATCCTCACCTCCGCAAGGGCCTGCCCGCTGGCCCTGGCCGCGACCTGCCCGGTGACCAGTGACGTCACTCCAACGTCGCTGTCTGATTGGCTAGCTCACAAGCCCGGTGTATTAAATGACCCCTGGAGCAGGTAAAAAAAC
This region includes:
- the LOC119946056 gene encoding kallikrein-5-like, whose protein sequence is MAGAVTVATWLLTTAMILISTEGREEIRIINGTECPRHSHPWQVVLFLGQRLYCGAVLVHRQWLLTAAHCRKPSYLVQLGRHRLQEMELTTQLRKGILTIPHPKYSHPKHDNDLMLIKLGQPVRLTADVKPIGLSSRCPSAGTRCLASGWGTTRSPQVSYPKALQCVNITILSKEACQAAYPGMITESMLCAGDRTGKDSCQGDSGGPLVCDGTLQGLVSWGDFPCAKPNRPGVYTKLCLFTKWIQDTIKSH